A single genomic interval of Lasioglossum baleicum unplaced genomic scaffold, iyLasBale1 scaffold0531, whole genome shotgun sequence harbors:
- the LOC143220245 gene encoding uncharacterized protein LOC143220245 produces VLRNLKIKLCNPISPQHTVEPRAGSRPPTEEEMDEFEEYASIHKGYFDSSEDKIIKQNWNLFCEMHNWHPEQTKPFLLLRVGNKTNIRSKRERRKFVQFLADGLPHRTLYSVYHRFRNLFADRVHRRFLPEEDKMILDHLERNENLDEKRKYTDLAQVLKRTRASIWRRYTLLKQKRKDTDKQKSKLGCEPRTNPDRTGLRA; encoded by the exons GTCTTGAGAAACCTAAAAATTAAGTTGTGCAACCCTATATCGCCCCAGCACACGGTGGagccacgcgcaggatctcgtcctcCAACCGAAGAAGAGATggacgagttcgaagaatacgcgagtATCCATaaggggtatttcgattcttcggaggaTAAAATAATCAAACAAAATTGGAACTTATTCTGCGAG ATGCACAACTGGCATCCTGAGCAAACGAAACCATTTCTACTCTTACGAGTAGGAAATAAAACAAATATACGCAGTAAAAGAGAGAGACGCAAATTTGTACAGTTCTTAGCAGACGGACTTCCACACAGGACGTTATACAGTGTGTACCACAGATTTAGAAATTTGTTTGCAGACCGTGTGCATAGAAg GTTCCTTCCAGAGGAGGATAAAATGATCCTAGATCATTTAGAACGCAACGAAAATCTCGATGAGAAAAGAAAATACACGGACCTGGCACAAGTCTTGAAAAGAACACGAGCATCTATTTGGCGACGATACACGCTCTTGAAACAAAAACGAAAGGATACAGATAAACAGAAATCAAAGCTGGGATGCGAACCGCGGACTAACCCGGATAGAACGGGTCTTAGGGCCTAG
- the LOC143220243 gene encoding uncharacterized protein LOC143220243: MRVRLNAHIVPGPILSIVVTNTTAPIYNADTLFQAHHTSLHRDTDPSNAGRNQQAKTCTPASAPTNPTTASASKSARSNSNDCRIDHETSSVHTLHIRNTRADVTHPEAKNKSDRLELADPEPFDHSPIHLLIGADLYGAILLNDLRQGPFGSPTAQLTIFGWILSGPSTDVGSATHSNVASIHTVSSEDDELLKRFWETEEIVTRPHLTEDEERCEEHFCETHQRDETGRYVVRLPFKTYSPPIGDSLAIAARQYTLLERRLERDPGHAQSYHDFLTEYRELGHMEFVPLNERSNVPALYLPHHSVIKEDSLTTKLRVVFNASCATSNGTSLNTHLRVGPKLQNDLSAIITRWRQHQFVLTADIAKMFRQIRVHPLDCDYQRILWRPPGSDVVRPCRLTTVTYGTACAPYLAIRVLNQLADDEGDKFPLAKTILQQNIYVDDVLFGADDIDTAREMRRQIRDLHLAGGFQLHKWAANDPALFDESPQRDHELPLDHPLEVDSNLKILGVAWSPRTDTFFFRTHIPGDIGSTKRTVLSSIAKLFDPLGWATPIIITAKILIEELWTGVTSTSDAYELHGFSDASNRAFAAVVYLRVIQADASVKMTLIAAKSKVAPFKTLSIPRLELNAAVLLSKLMESILSTLQCVNATIYCWTDSTVVLDWLNKHPSTWNTFVANRVADIQTRLPSASWRHVPTASNPADCASRGILPSELRDHAIWWHGPPWLGRSPLHWPARRTDYRETDPNHDATVTSERRGGVIHTVVPETKPMELPEQFSSWPKLLRITAYLLRFIKNARTTRSSEKTNLTRLTAVEIREARLHWCRIAQCSAFPTEIQALRQGRALPLKSPLLQLHPFLDEHNIVRLGGRLRHSMLPYDEKHPIILPNGRIAELIVDHAHLRALHGGPQLTLRIVRQMFWVIGARNMVRFRIHRCVACTRQGASTSTQIMGDLPSARVTPSRAFFHTGVDYAGPYNVLPVTGRGQHTRKNYVALFVCLSTRAIHLELVGDCSTTAFLAALYRFVSRRGIPSDLYSDNGTNFQGADRELTRAFRTITKDANLASRLATDGTTWHFIPSAAPHFGGLWEAEVKAMKHHLRRVVGKHTLSLEEFTTLLCQVEACLNSRPISPLTDDPHDFTVLTPGHFLIGVPLTTVPEETVLNANENRLARYQRVRHMYEHFWRAWSHDYLHSLQQRHKWTKETPNIRVERIVLLKNNLLPPCKWDLARVVDCRPGKDSKVRVVTVRTATSTLTRPIAQICPLPIASNEAE, from the exons ATGCGAGTTCGACTAAATGCCCACATTGTTCCGGGACCCATCCTCTCTATCGTTGTGACGAATACAACCGCGCCGATCTACAACGCCGATACGCTCTT TCAAGCGCATCATACTTCGTTACACCGCGATACAGACCCCTCAAACGCGGGCCGTAACCAACAGGCGAAAACATGCACTCCTGCGAGTGCCCCCACCAATCCTACGACAGCGAGCGCTTCCAAGAGCGCTAGATCGAATTCGAACGATTGCAGAATCGACCATGAGACGTCATCCGTACATACG CTTCATATCCGAAACACTCGCGCAGACGTTACGCACCCGGAGGCGAAAAACAAGTCTGACC GTCTGGAGCTCGCGGATCCCGAGCCCTTCGACCACAGTCCGATCCATTTGCTTATTGGTGCCGATCTTTACGGTGCGATTCTACTTAACGACCTTCGTCAAGGCCCTTTCGGCAGCCCGACTGCCCAATTAACGATATTCGGCTGGATACTTTCCGGGCCCTCCACCGACGTAGGGTCAGCCACGCATTCGAACGTCGCGTCCATCCATACGGTTAGTTCGGAAGACGACGAGTTGCTCAAACGGTTTTGGGAAACCGAGGAAATAGTCACGAGGCCGCATCTTACCGAAGATGAGGAACGATGTGAAGAGCATTTTTGCGAGACACATCAACGGGACGAAACCGGACGGTACGTGGTGCGACTTCCGTTTAAAACATACTCCCCGCCGATCGGGGATTCCTTAGCAATTGCGGCGCGTCAGTACACTCTACTCGAGCGGCGGTTAGAGCGAGACCCAGGTCACGCGCAATCGTATCACGATTTTTTAACTGAGTATCGAGAGCTCGGACATATGGAGTTCGTTCCGTTAAACGAGCGCTCTAACGTTCCAGCATTATACCTTCCTCACCACTCCGTGATAAAGGAAGATAGTCTCACGACGAAATTGCGAGTCGTATTTAACGCGTCGTGCGCTACATCGAACGGGACGTCACTTAACACGCATTTACGCGTCGGTCCCAAATTACAGAACGACTTGTCCGCTATTATTACGCGATGGAGACAACACCAATTCGTTCTGACCGCGGACATTGCCAAGATGTTCCGCCAAATTCGCGTGCACCCTCTTGATTGCGATTATCAGCGCATACTCTGGCGTCCTCCCGGTAGTGACGTTGTGAGGCCCTGTCGGTTAACTACCGTCACTTACGGTACCGCGTGTGCTCCCTATTTGGCTATACGAGTACTAAACCAATTAGCCGACGACGAGGGCGACAAGTTTCCTCTTGCTAAAACTATTTTGCAACAAAACATCTACGTAGATGACGTGTTATTCGGGGCGGACGACATAGATACCGCGCGTGAGATGCGTCGTCAAATACGGGATCTGCACCTCGCCGGCGGGTTTCAGTTACACAAATGGGCAGCTAACGATCCTGCCCTTTTCGACGAGAGCCCTCAGAGGGATCACGAACTCCCGCTTGACCACCCTCTAGAAGTCGATTCGAATTTGAAAATCCTTGGCGTAGCGTGGTCCCCGCGGACCGATACATTCTTTTTCCGAACCCATATTCCTGGTGACATTGGCTCAACGAAACGAACCGTGTTGTCATCCATCGCAAAGCTATTCGACCCATTGGGATGGGCTACCCCTATCATAATCACGGCGAAAATCTTGATTGAAGAGTTGTGG ACCGGAGTAACGTCTACATCAGACGCATATGAATTGCACGGATTCTCCGACGCGTCGAACCGAGCGTTCGCAGCTGTCGTGTACCTCCGCGTGATTCAGGCAGACGCGAGcgtcaagatgaccttgatagCCGCGAAATCGAAGGTGGCCCCGTTTAAAACACTAAGCATTCCACGTCTCGAGCTGAACGCCGCAGTTCTACTGTCAAAACTCATGGAGTCGATTCTTTCCACTCTGCAGTGCGTCAACGCGACGATATACTGCTGGACTGACTCTACAGTCGTTCTCGATTGGCTGAATAAACATCCTTCCACCTGGAACACATTTGTAGCCAACCGCGTCGCGGATATTCAGACGCGCCTTCCGTCGGCCTCATGGAGACATGTTCCTACTGCCTCCAACCCAGCTGATTGCGCGTCCCGCGGTATTCTCCCGAGCGAACTTCGCGATCACGCTATCTGGTGGCACGGGCCACCATGGCTGGGAAGATCGCCGCTACACTGGCCTGCTCGACGAACGGATTATCGAGAAACCGACCCAAATCACGACGCTACCGTGACCTCAGAACGTCGCGGGGGCGTGATTCATACCGTGGTACCGGAGACCAAACCCATGGAATTGCCCGAGCAATTCTCCTCGTGGCCGAAGCTTCTTCGAATTACCGCCTACCTCCTTCGATTTATAAAGAACGCGAGAACCACACGATCGTCGGAGAAAACAAATCTAACGAGATTAACGGCCGTAGAGATCCGCGAGGCTCGACTACATTGGTGCAGAATTGCCCAATGCTCAGCCTTTCCCACTGAAATCCAAGCGCTCCGCCAAGGACGCGCTCTCCCGTTAAAGAGCCCGTTGCTCCAGCTACACCCCTTTCTGGACGAGCACAACATTGTACGTCTTGGCGGGCGGCTAAGACACTCAATGTTGCCGTACGATGAGAAACACCCCATCATACTCCCCAATGGTCGAATAGCTGAGCTGATTGTCGACCATGCGCACCTTCGAGCCCTACACGGAGGTCCGCaattgacactccgaatcgtACGACAAATGTTCTGGGTCATTGGCGCGAGAAATATGGTACGATTTCGAATCCATCGTTGCGTCGCTTGCACACGCCAGGGGGCAAGTACCTCGACTCAAATTATGGGTGACCTTCCCTCCGCGAGAGTCACTCCTTCGAGAGCGTTCTTCCATACCGGCGTCGACTATGCCGGGCCTTACAACGTCTTACCCGTCACGGGCCGGGGTCAGCATACCAGAAAAAATTACGTTGCGCTGTTTGTATGTCTATCCACGCGGGCGATCCATCTGGAGCTAGTGGGTGATTGTTCCACTACCGCGTTTCTCGCCGCACTCTACCGATTTGTATCGCGCCGCGGAATTCCGAGCGATCTGTACAGCGACAACGGAACCAATTTTCAAGGAGCGGACAGAGAACTTACCCGCGCGTTCCGTACCATTACGAAAGACGCCAACTTGGCATCTCGACTCGCCACCGACGGAACCACGTGGCATTTTATACCTTCCGCGGCTCCTCACTTCGGCGGACTTTGGGAGGCCGAAGTCAAGGCTATGAAGCACCACTTGCGTCGTGTCGTGGGCAAACACACTCTCTCCTTAGAAGAATTCACTACACTACTCTGTCAGGTCGAAGCATGTTTAAATTCGAGACCAATTTCCCCCCTGACGGACGATCCGCATGATTTTACCGTGTTAACGCCAGGACATTTTCTGATTGGCGTCCCATTAACAACCGTCCCCGAGGAAACGGTTCTAAATGCGAACGAAAATCGGCTAGCTCGCTACCAACGCGTTCGACATATGTACGAGCATTTCTGGCGCGCTTGGTCTCACGACTATCTGCATTCGCTCCAACAACGGCACAAATGGACGAAAGAGACTCCCAATATCCGCGTAGAGAGGAtcgttttactaaaaaataatcTTTTACCACCGTGCAAGTGGGACTTAGCGCGGGTCGTGGATTGCCGTCCAGGAAAGGATAGCAAGGTCCGCGTGGTGACGGTCCGAACCGCTACCTCCACCTTGACGAGACCAATCGCCCAGATTTGCCCTTTACCGATCGCGTCGAACGAGGCGGAGTAA
- the LOC143220244 gene encoding uncharacterized protein LOC143220244: MSEVLHTLINPSSTNRAESDSEDNSAGVPGRSTKLSRIDVPIFSGNRLAWENFRDMFESLVISNATLTNVERMHYLKISLTGEALELVSNIRIAEANFSHAWKKLTDEYENTRLLIATHLNAITDIPVMKFESADGLRALRNTVNSSIDALKNLGRPVDKWDDWLVHTLSKKLAPRTRQEWQLQLGESYDPPSFDQFIAFIAKRRRGLDEGPAGPSNATRTLRKRI; the protein is encoded by the coding sequence ATGTCTGAGGTCCTTCACACGCTGATCAATCCATCCTCCACCAACCGGGCAGAAAGCGACTCCGAGGACAACTCTGCAGGCGTCCCAGGTCGTAGTACAAAATTATCCCGTATCGATGTACCGATATTCTCGGGTAATCGTCTTGCGTGGGAGAATTTTCGCGATATGTTCGAATCGCTTGTGATCTCCAACGCGACGTTAACGAACGTTGAGCGCATGCATTACCTTAAAATTAGCTTAACGGGAGAAGCGCTCGAATTAGTGAGTAACATTAGAATCGCGGAAGCTAATTTCTCCCACGCGTGGAAGAAACTCACCGATGAGTACGAGAACACGCGATTGCTTATAGCGACTCACTTAAACGCGATTACGGACATACCGGTTATGAAATTCGAATCGGCAGACGGACTCCGTGCGTTGCGCAATACGGTGAACTCGTCAATCGACGCCCTCAAAAATCTCGGCCGTCCCGTAGATAAGTGGGACGATTGGCTTGTCCACACTCTAAGCAAAAAACTGGCTCCACGAACGCGGCAAGAATGGCAGCTTCAATTAGGAGAGTCATACGACCCGCCGTCGTTCGATCAATTCATCGCGTTTATTGCCAAGCGAAGGCGAGGTCTAGACGAGGGCCCCGCCGGCCCATCCAATGCGACGCGCACGTTGCGAAAACGCATATAG